In Pseudodesulfovibrio sp. S3, one DNA window encodes the following:
- a CDS encoding cytotoxic translational repressor of toxin-antitoxin stability system produces MAWKVAIPKKTVKQIGQLPQRVQKTLTLLVTEIENGGPIRGNWPNYGKLTRYTHHCHLKKGNPTYVAVWREVEGEIKLVEVTYAGTHEKAPY; encoded by the coding sequence ATGGCTTGGAAAGTTGCCATTCCAAAAAAAACAGTTAAACAAATTGGCCAATTACCGCAACGGGTTCAAAAAACACTCACATTACTGGTTACCGAAATTGAAAATGGAGGTCCAATAAGAGGGAATTGGCCCAATTATGGCAAGTTGACGAGGTATACCCATCATTGCCATTTGAAAAAAGGTAATCCGACCTATGTCGCTGTTTGGCGAGAGGTCGAAGGCGAGATTAAATTGGTGGAGGTGACATATGCAGGCACGCACGAGAAAGCCCCGTACTGA
- a CDS encoding helix-turn-helix transcriptional regulator: MQARTRKPRTDDTLFYVSCPPSKVKQARDFLKQIGCQVNDDVDAKEVFPDRAPGTLLAGARYREDITQVQLSEESGIPRRHISEMENGKRPIGKSNAKKLAGVLNIDYRILL, from the coding sequence ATGCAGGCACGCACGAGAAAGCCCCGTACTGACGACACGTTGTTCTACGTTTCTTGTCCCCCTAGTAAGGTTAAGCAGGCAAGAGATTTCCTGAAGCAGATTGGTTGCCAGGTGAATGATGATGTCGATGCGAAGGAAGTCTTCCCTGATCGCGCCCCTGGTACTCTTTTGGCTGGCGCTAGGTATCGTGAAGATATTACCCAGGTTCAGTTGTCTGAGGAGTCCGGCATTCCGAGGCGTCATATTTCCGAGATGGAGAATGGAAAGCGTCCGATTGGCAAGAGTAATGCCAAGAAGCTCGCCGGTGTCCTGAATATTGATTACAGGATTCTTCTGTAG